A genomic region of Mycolicibacterium poriferae contains the following coding sequences:
- a CDS encoding PH domain-containing protein, with product MLLVHPVHEVMRQLPVLIGSLVLGSATGNPLWTVAGVALIVAYGLARWFTTSYRIGPEEVTLRTGVLQRSVLSLPRNRIRSVSTDARLLHRLLGLTVLRVSTGREATGDTVFALDAVPAGDVPRLRAELLADSLPPQPSGRVLAAWQSSWLRYSPLTFTGLAMIAAALGVISQSGLLRPLRDSAVLRAGEGAAEGLGVWGAVAVGAAVVLVASVALSVMQSLLTYANLMLRRDGEVLHLSHGLLRVREHTYDMRRLRGGTLREPLLVRLFGGARLDAVMTGVAGAGEASQLLPPCPRATAEAVLVDLIERPDVVTGALTPHGPAATRRRWVRALALPVVASVGAGIVALTIGIGVWVWPVLVLLAAFSVFLAVDRSRSLGHRVGGGWLVARAGSMQRRRDCVAAPGIVGWTVRQSWPQRRAGVATLVAATAAGTKRYEVLDVPADAAWTIAATTSPWLAATSWARD from the coding sequence ATGCTGCTGGTGCATCCCGTCCACGAGGTGATGCGCCAGCTTCCGGTGTTGATCGGTTCGCTGGTGCTGGGGTCGGCGACCGGAAACCCGCTGTGGACGGTGGCCGGTGTCGCGCTGATCGTGGCCTACGGCCTGGCCCGCTGGTTCACCACCAGCTACCGCATCGGTCCCGAGGAGGTGACGCTGCGCACCGGGGTGCTGCAACGCTCGGTGCTCTCGTTGCCGCGCAACAGGATTCGCTCGGTGTCGACCGACGCCCGGCTGCTGCACCGGTTGCTCGGGCTGACGGTGCTGCGGGTGTCCACCGGCCGCGAGGCCACCGGCGACACCGTGTTCGCCCTCGACGCGGTGCCCGCCGGCGACGTCCCGCGGCTGCGGGCCGAGCTGCTGGCCGACTCGCTGCCGCCGCAGCCGTCCGGGCGGGTCCTGGCCGCCTGGCAGTCGTCCTGGCTGCGCTACAGCCCGCTGACCTTCACCGGGTTGGCGATGATCGCCGCAGCGCTCGGGGTGATCTCCCAGTCGGGTCTGCTGCGGCCGCTGCGCGACTCGGCGGTGCTGCGGGCCGGGGAGGGCGCCGCCGAGGGCCTGGGGGTGTGGGGCGCCGTCGCCGTCGGTGCCGCGGTGGTGCTGGTGGCCTCGGTGGCGTTGTCGGTCATGCAGTCGCTGCTCACCTACGCCAACCTGATGCTGCGCCGCGACGGTGAGGTGCTGCATCTGTCCCACGGTCTGCTGCGGGTGCGCGAGCACACCTACGACATGCGTCGGCTGCGGGGCGGCACGTTGCGCGAACCGCTGCTGGTGCGGCTGTTCGGCGGCGCCCGGCTGGATGCGGTGATGACCGGTGTCGCCGGGGCGGGCGAGGCCTCGCAGCTGCTGCCGCCGTGTCCGCGGGCCACCGCCGAGGCGGTGCTGGTGGACCTCATCGAGCGACCCGACGTGGTCACCGGGGCGCTGACACCGCACGGCCCGGCGGCGACCCGGCGGCGCTGGGTGCGGGCGCTGGCGCTGCCGGTCGTGGCGTCCGTCGGCGCCGGGATCGTGGCTCTGACGATCGGGATCGGCGTGTGGGTGTGGCCGGTGCTGGTGCTGCTGGCCGCCTTCAGCGTGTTCCTTGCCGTCGACCGGTCCCGGTCGCTCGGTCACCGCGTGGGTGGCGGCTGGCTGGTGGCCCGGGCGGGCAGCATGCAGCGCCGCCGCGACTGCGTGGCGGCCCCGGGCATCGTCGGCTGGACGGTGCGCCAGAGCTGGCCGCAGCGCCGCGCCGGAGTGGCCACCTTGGTGGCGGCCACGGCGGCGGGAACCAAGCGCTACGAGGTCCTCGACGTGCCCGCCGACGCGGCGTGGACGATCGCGGCGACGACGTCGCCGTGGCTCGCGGCGACCTCGTGGGCGCGGGACTGA
- a CDS encoding SDR family NAD(P)-dependent oxidoreductase, with translation MSPKWTAADVPDQTGRVAVVTGANAGLGLETAAVLAERGARVVVAVRDLGKGEKAVGEIRRRTPNADVALQQLDLSSLASVRTAADELRAAYPRIDLLINNAGVMYPPKQTTADGFELQFGTNHLGHFALTGLLLDHLLQVEGSRVVTVASIAHNIQAGIHFDDLQWERSYNRVAAYGQSKLANLMFTYELQRRLAATQTPTVAVAAHPGISNTELMRHIPGSGLPGFSALAGLVTNSPAVGSLATLRAATDPAVRGGQYYGPSGFRELVGHPVLVQSNRQSHDTDVQQRLWSVSEELTGVKFPV, from the coding sequence ATGAGCCCGAAGTGGACCGCCGCCGATGTTCCCGACCAGACCGGCCGGGTGGCCGTAGTCACCGGTGCCAACGCAGGCCTCGGCCTCGAGACCGCCGCCGTGCTCGCCGAGCGGGGCGCCCGCGTCGTCGTGGCCGTGCGCGATCTCGGCAAGGGCGAAAAAGCGGTCGGCGAGATCAGGCGCCGCACGCCGAACGCCGACGTCGCACTGCAGCAGCTGGACCTGTCCTCGCTGGCCAGTGTGCGCACCGCCGCCGACGAACTGCGAGCCGCCTACCCGCGCATCGATCTGCTGATCAACAACGCGGGCGTGATGTATCCGCCCAAGCAGACCACCGCCGACGGGTTCGAGCTGCAATTCGGCACCAACCATCTGGGCCACTTCGCGTTGACCGGGCTGCTGCTCGACCACCTGCTGCAGGTCGAGGGCTCGCGTGTGGTGACGGTGGCCAGCATCGCGCACAACATCCAGGCCGGCATCCACTTCGACGACCTGCAGTGGGAGCGCAGCTACAACCGCGTCGCGGCCTATGGCCAGTCCAAGCTGGCGAACCTGATGTTCACCTACGAACTGCAGCGCCGGCTGGCCGCCACGCAGACCCCGACCGTCGCGGTGGCCGCGCACCCCGGCATCTCCAACACCGAGCTGATGCGCCACATCCCCGGCTCGGGGTTGCCCGGCTTCTCCGCGCTGGCCGGCCTGGTCACCAACAGCCCCGCCGTCGGCTCGCTGGCCACCCTGCGGGCCGCCACCGATCCGGCGGTGCGCGGCGGGCAGTACTACGGGCCGTCCGGTTTCCGGGAGCTGGTCGGCCATCCGGTGCTGGTGCAGTCGAATCGGCAATCGCACGACACCGACGTCCAGCAGCGGCTGTGGTCGGTGTCCGAGGAGCTCACCGGCGTGAAATTCCCCGTCTGA
- a CDS encoding PH domain-containing protein translates to MTFAEPAHPPSAKAPLVWALGAAIPWAFAVLAQIVWFVLDGRLPWLHALAAVATLLGIVLFVVVVPVWRYRVHRWDLDPTAVYTRSGWLVQERRIAPISRVQTVDTYRGPLDRLFGLTNVTVTTASSAGAVRIVALDDPVAQQVVARLTDIAALGAEDAT, encoded by the coding sequence ATGACCTTCGCAGAACCCGCGCATCCGCCGAGCGCCAAGGCACCGCTGGTGTGGGCCCTGGGCGCGGCCATCCCGTGGGCGTTCGCGGTGCTCGCGCAGATCGTGTGGTTCGTCCTCGACGGCCGATTGCCGTGGCTGCACGCGCTGGCCGCGGTCGCCACGCTGTTGGGCATCGTGCTGTTCGTGGTGGTGGTGCCCGTGTGGCGCTACCGCGTGCACCGCTGGGACCTCGACCCGACCGCGGTGTACACCCGCAGCGGCTGGCTGGTGCAGGAGCGCCGCATCGCGCCGATCTCACGGGTGCAGACCGTCGACACGTACCGGGGGCCCCTGGACCGGCTGTTCGGTCTGACCAACGTGACGGTGACGACCGCGTCGTCGGCGGGCGCCGTGCGCATCGTCGCGCTCGACGACCCGGTGGCCCAGCAGGTGGTGGCCAGGCTGACCGACATCGCGGCGCTCGGCGCCGAGGATGCGACGTGA
- a CDS encoding HAD-IIA family hydrolase: MAIGGVLFDIDGVLVTSWKPIDGAAETLRTLADNQIACAYLTNTTTRTRAQIAQLLTDAGMVVSPDEVVTAAVLTADYVRSRYPDARCFLVNSGQIGEDMPGIDLVYSSEFSGPTAPERPDVVLLGGAGPEYSHLTLSWVYDWMAQGVPVVAMHRSTAWTTEDGLRVDTGMYLIGMEETSGRKATAVGKPAPEGFLSAAGRLGVDPEEMYMIGDDLNNDVLAGQVVGMTGVLVRTGKFRQDTLDRWAADEFAMQPNHVIDSVADLPALLDL, encoded by the coding sequence ATGGCTATCGGTGGAGTGCTCTTCGACATCGATGGGGTGCTGGTGACGTCGTGGAAGCCGATCGACGGGGCGGCCGAGACGCTGCGCACGTTGGCGGACAACCAGATTGCGTGCGCGTACCTGACCAACACCACCACCCGCACCCGCGCGCAGATCGCGCAGCTGCTGACCGACGCCGGCATGGTGGTCAGCCCCGACGAGGTCGTCACCGCGGCCGTGCTCACCGCCGACTACGTGCGCAGCCGCTACCCCGACGCGCGCTGCTTCCTGGTCAACAGCGGCCAGATCGGCGAGGACATGCCGGGCATCGACCTGGTGTACTCCAGCGAGTTCAGCGGCCCGACCGCGCCTGAACGCCCCGATGTGGTGCTGCTCGGGGGAGCAGGTCCCGAGTACAGCCACCTGACGCTGTCGTGGGTGTACGACTGGATGGCGCAGGGGGTGCCGGTGGTGGCTATGCATCGCAGCACCGCGTGGACCACCGAGGACGGGCTGCGCGTCGACACCGGCATGTATCTGATCGGGATGGAGGAGACCTCGGGGCGCAAGGCCACCGCGGTCGGCAAGCCGGCACCGGAGGGCTTCCTGTCGGCCGCCGGCCGGCTCGGCGTCGATCCCGAGGAGATGTACATGATCGGCGACGACCTGAACAACGACGTGCTGGCCGGGCAGGTCGTCGGCATGACCGGCGTGCTGGTGCGCACCGGGAAGTTCCGCCAGGACACGTTGGACCGTTGGGCTGCCGACGAATTCGCCATGCAACCCAACCACGTGATCGACTCGGTGGCCGACCTGCCCGCGCTGCTGGATCTGTAG